The following is a genomic window from Pseudomonadota bacterium.
TCCTTGCCCTTCTCGAACTGAACCAGCTGCACGTTCGGCTCACCCAGGGGGCTCAGCTGCTCCTGCTCGATGGCGGCGCGATAGGCGGGCACGCCCACCTCCTCGAACACCGTTCGCTGGAGCTCTTCGCGATTGGCGTAGCGCTCGACCAGCGCCGCCGGCGCCTTGCCGCGGCGGAAGCCCGGAATGGCCACCTGGCGGATCACGTTGCGCAGATGCTTGTCCCAGCTCTGCGTCAGCTTCGACGACTCGACCGATACCTCGAGCTCACGCTCGATGGAAGACTTCTCACTGACCACGACTTTCATGACGGCACTCCTGTTCACGATGCCCTGTTCGCGCATCTTGCCACATCTGGGGGCAGGGCCTGCGGGGCAACCCCCTGTAGTGCGCGATGGAGCCTGCGTTCTCCTGGTCTGAGAACGAACAAACCGGCCTTGCGGCCGGTCTGTTCGTCTCTTTGGAGCGGAAGACGAGATTTGAACTCGCGACCCTCGCCTTGGCAAGGCGATGCTCTACCGCTGAGCTACTTCCGCACGTTCTCCCCGGCCAACCCAGTCGTTTCGATGAGTGGTGCAGGCGGGGAGACTCGAACTCCCACAGGATTGCTCCCGCCAGATCCTAAGTCTGGTGCGTCTGCCAATTCCGCCACACCTGCGCGACGCATCGGCACGACGTAGATGATCTTTATGGTGGGCTACTAGGGACTCGAACCCCAGACCCGCTGATTAAGAGTCAGCTGCTCTACCAACTGAGCTAGTAGCCCGTCTTGTGCATTCGCGCGCGACCCGCGCCAGTGGCGCCGTATAGGCGTTTCCGAGGGGGGTGCCCGCGAGGCGACTGTGATTATAAACCGAACGTTGGAGGCTGTCAATAGGACATTTCGATGGAAGTTGGAAACCCTGACATCCAGGGCAGGTCCCGCTGTCGCGCGGGCCGGTTCGTGCGTGCAGCAGGAAGGTGAGGAAGCGTGAGCGTCGATTCCAGCGATCGTCGTTCGATTCTCGTGGTCGACGATGAGGCCATGATACGGGGCATCCTGGTGCGCGCCCTCGGACGCCGCCATGACGTGACTGCCGTGGAGAGTCCGCAGGAGGCGCTGGAGGCGCTTCAGGCGCACGCCTTCGATCTGGTTCTGACCGACATCAACATGCCGGGCGGCAGCGGCCTCGATCTGGCGGGCACGATTCGTTCCGAGCGCCGCTCCCTGCCCATCGCCTTCATCACAGCGGTGGTCGACGACACCACGCAAGACCGAATCG
Proteins encoded in this region:
- a CDS encoding response regulator, with translation MSVDSSDRRSILVVDDEAMIRGILVRALGRRHDVTAVESPQEALEALQAHAFDLVLTDINMPGGSGLDLAGTIRSERRSLPIAFITAVVDDTTQDRIEALEAPVFFKPFDLVELMRMVDALLRDSGQESTNA